In Raphanus sativus cultivar WK10039 chromosome 5, ASM80110v3, whole genome shotgun sequence, the following proteins share a genomic window:
- the LOC108832688 gene encoding mitochondrial import receptor subunit TOM40-1 — protein MADLLPPLGTAQTDGKTKVDEKVDYSNLPCPVPYEELHREAIMSLKADNFEGLRFDFSKGLNQKFSLSHSVMMGPTEVPSQSPDTTIKIPTAHYEFGANYFDPKLMLIGRLMTDGRLNARVKADLTDRLVLKANGQLTNEPHMSHAMFNFDYMGSDYRAQLQLGNSALIGATYIQSVTPRLSLGGEVFWAGVPRKSGIGYAARYDTDKMVATAQVASTGTIAMNYVQKISDKVSLATDFAYNYLSRDVVASVGYDYILRQSRVRGKIDSNGVASALLEERLSMGLNFLLSAELDHKKKDYKFGFGLTVG, from the exons ATGGCGGATCTTCTTCCACCTCTTGGGACGGCACAAACCGATGGGAAGACTAAAGTAGATGAGAAAGTTGATTACTCGAATCTCCCTTGCCCTGTTCCTTATGAGGAACTCCACCGTGAAGCTATCA TGTCTTTAAAGGCAGACAATTTTGAGGGTTTGCGCTTCGACTTTTCAAAGGGACTGAATCAAAAGTTTTCTCTCAGCCACAG TGTAATGATGGGACCAACAGAAGTTCCTTCTCAGTCACCTGACACGACGATCAAAATTCCAACAGCCCATTATGAGTTTGGTGCCAATTATTTTGACCCAAAG TTGATGCTTATTGGAAGGCTTATGACTGATGGTAGGCTAAACGCAAGAGTTAAAGCTGATTTAACTGATAGGTTGGTCTTAAAGGCGAATGGTCAG CTGACAAATGAGCCTCATATGTCGCATGCAATGTTCAACTTTGATTACATG GGATCAGACTACAGGGCCCAACTTCAACTTGGGAACAGTGCTCTAATTGGAGCAACCTATATTCAG AGTGTGACACCCCGTCTATCTCTGGGTGGGGAAGTTTTTTGGGCTGGCGTGCCTCGGAAGTCTGGTATAGGTTACGCTGCAAGATACGACACTGATAAAATG GTGGCTACTGCGCAAGTTGCTAGCACCGGAACTATAGCTATGAACTATGTTCAGAAGATTTCCGACAAG GTCTCACTCGCCACTGATTTCGCGTACAACTACTTATCAAGAGATGTTGTGGCTAGTGTTGGGTATGACTACATTCTCAGACAG TCTCGTGTGCGGGGGAAGATTGATTCAAACGGTGTTGCATCCGCTCTATTGGAAGAAAGATTGAGTATGGGACTCAATTTTCTTCTATCTGCAGAG CTTGACCATAAGAAGAAGGACTACAAGTTTGGATTCGGTTTAACAGTCGGCTGA
- the LOC108832686 gene encoding phytochrome-associated serine/threonine-protein phosphatase 3, which yields MDLDKWISKVKEEGQHLSEDELQLLCEYVKEILIEESNVQPVNSPVTVCGDIHGQFHDLMKLFQTGGHVPDTNYIFMGDFVDRGYNSLEVFTILLLLKARHPANITLLRGNHESRQLTQVYGFYDECQRKYGNANAWRYCTDVFDYLTISAIIDSTVLCVHGGLSPDVRTIDQIRLVDRNCEIPHEGPFCDLMWSDPEDIETWAVSPRGAGWLFGSRVTTEFNHINKLDLVCRAHQLVQEGLKYMFQDKGLVTVWSAPNYCYRCGNVASILIFDENMERDVKYFNETEENNQMRGPRTGVPYFL from the exons ATGGATTTGGATAAATGGATATCGAAGGTTAAAGAAGAAGGTCAGCATCTCTCAGAGGACGAGCTTCAGCTTCTCTGCGAATAC GTGAAAGAGATTCTGATTGAGGAGTCGAATGTACAGCCTGTCAACAGCCCTGTCACCGTCTGTGGTGACATCCATGGCCAGTTTCATGATCTCATGAAGCTTTTTCAGACCGGTGGTCATGTTCCCGACACCAACTACATATTTATG GGAGACTTCGTTGATAGAGGTTACAACAGCCTTGAAGTCTTCACTATTCTTTTGCTTCTTAAAGCCAG ACATCCAGCCAATATTACACTTCTGCGTGGAAATCATGAAAGTAGACAGCTAACGCAG GTTTATGGTTTTTATGACGAATGCCAAAGGAAGTATGGTAACGCTAATGCATGGCGATATTGCACAGATGTTTTTGACTATCTTACCATATCTGCTATTATAGATAGCACT GTTCTATGTGTTCATGGTGGTCTTTCCCCGGATGTCCGGACAATTGATCAG ATAAGACTAGTCGATCGAAATTGTGAAATTCCCCATGAAGGGCCGTTTTGCGATCTTATGTGGAGCGATCCTGAAGATATTGAAACATGGGCTGTTAGTCCTCGTGGAGCTGGTTGGCTTTTCGGATCGAGGGTTACCACTGAG TTCAACCACATCAACAAGCTTGATCTAGTATGCCGTGCACAccagctggtacaagaaggtcTCAAGTACATGTTCCAAGATAAAGGCCTTGTAACT GTGTGGTCTGCACCTAATTACTGCTACCGATGTGGCAATGTCGCTTCTATATTGATTTTCGATGAAAACATG GAAAGGGATGTGAAGTACTTCAACGAGACAGAAGAGAACAATCAAATGAGAGGGCCAAGGACTGGAGTTCCGTATTTTCTGTGa
- the LOC130494996 gene encoding helicase-like transcription factor CHR27: MDSAIEISSGSSSSSGSGSDDEVSEPTRTRSNTSWLYGSRSFPQRGSSEVHTQASGSGAPSQPRASRASNVSGVDNEKLPSQQALKRTLPSSFNPPPAPSRSAHSVSHGSKADDASPAVGNKNPTQASRGGPPSYLPRDSTTFTRNDENVASSSVSGVNDKKLPAQQALKRTLPPSFNPSINGADYSSPAASALGNKNTFGEGYYRGAHAEIGIQRGVNGVRILPPSMTHGASASPLHYGGQSDPIHRVVGIVEDRNSENDERLIYQAALRDLNQSNNEMDLSPGTLSVSLMRHQKIALAWMFQKETSSLHCSGGILADDQGLGKTVSTIALILKQKFESQIKSEISSKQEAEILDLDADDESEAPKHESESDVKPEVKVSSNSETTVQSAGDNDGNGSSVKGKAKVEGASTLKREFNRKRPAAGTLIVCPASIVRQWATELDEKVSYESKLSVLIYHGGCRTKDPVELARYDVVVTTYAIVTNEVPKESLVEDDEDDEKDNKGLAPGFSNYKKRKDAAGTSKKSKKRGRKGMDDSSFDSDCGALSKVGWLRVVLDEAQTIKNHRTQVARACCTLRAKRRWCLSGTPIQNTIDDLYSYFRFLRYNPYAVYKSFYHTIKVPISRNSLNGYKKLQAVLRAIMLRRTKETLLDGQPIINLPPKKINLKRVDFSVEERSFYKKLEAESQSQFKAYQAAGTLSQNYANILLMLLRLRQACDHPQLVKGYNSDPVGKESREAVKRLPREARINLLKRLESLSAICNICNDPPENPVISLCGHVFCYQCVSEHINGDENVCPVRRCREDFGRDVVFSKSALRNSTTNDSGSSSSQNKSFSQKSEFSSSKIQAVLDILQSLSKQGRRNSAQHGRNPSSSQPHEDDDDVTIVEPTTLHSSSPSQGPIKTIVFSQWTGMLDLVEASFVENGIEFRRLDGTMSLAARDRAVKEFSKVPRVSDP; the protein is encoded by the exons ATGGATTCTGCTATTGAGATTAGTTCCGGTAGTAGTAGCAGTAGTGGTAGTGGTAGTGATGACGAGGTGTCTGAGCCCACTAGAACCAGGAGCAATACCTCGTGGCTCTATG GTAGTCGTAGCTTCCCTCAAAGAGGTTCCTCTGAGGTTCATACTCAAGCTTCTGGCAGTGGTGCCCCATCTCAGCCTAGAGCCTCGAGAGCTTCTAATGTTTCTGGTGTGGATAATGAGAAGCTGCCTTCTCAACAAGCCTTGAAAAGAACCCTTCCATCTTCTTTTAATCCGCCTCCTGCTCCTTCAAGAAGTGCTCACAGTGTAAGTCATGGCAGCAAGGCGGATGATGCTAGCCCAGCTGTAGGTAACAAGAATCCTACTCAAGCTTCTCGCGGTGGTCCACCGAGTTATCTGCCAAGAGACTCTACAACATTTACACGGAATGATGAGAATGTTGCTAGCTCTAGTGTTTCCGGTGTGAATGATAAGAAGCTGCCTGCTCAACAAGCCTTGAAAAGAACCCTTCCGCCCTCTTTTAATCCATCAATAAACGGGGCGGATTATAGTAGTCCAGCTGCGTCAGCTTTAGGCAACAAGAATACTTTTGGCGAGGGTTACTACCGTGGAGCTCATGCTGAGATTGGAATTCAGCGTGGCGTGAATGGGGTTAGGATCCTGCCTCCATCTATGACGCATGGAGCATCTGCTTCTCCTTTGCATTATGGTGGTCAAAGTGATCCAATTCACAGGGTCGTTGGGATTGTTGAGGACAGGAATTCTGAGAACGATGAGAGGCTCATCTATCAAGCTGCATTACGG GATTTGAATCAATCCAACAACGAGATGGATCTAAGTCCTGGTACCCTTTCAGTTTCTCTTATGAGGCATCAG AAAATCGCACTGGCATGGATGTTTCAGAAGGAAACAAGTAGTTTGCACTGTTCAGGAGGAATATTAGCAGATGATCAG GGACTTGGTAAGACAGTCTCGACGATTGCTCTTATCTTGAAGCAAAAGTTTGAGTCACAAATAAAGTCTGAAATTTCAAGCAAGCAAGAGGCTGAAATATTGGACCTGGATGCTGATGATGAGTCAGAAGCTCCAAAGCATGAAAGTGAAAGTGATGTGAAACCAGAGGTCAAGGTTTCAAGCAACAGTGAGACCACGGTTCAGAgtgctggtgataatgatgggAATGGCAGTTCAGTGAAGGGGAAAGCCAAAGTTGAAGGAGCGAGTACTCTGAAACGGGAATTTAACAGAAAGAGGCCAGCTGCTGGTACATTAATTGTTTGTCCAGCGAGTATTGTGAGGCAGTGGGCAACAGAGCTTGATGAGAAGGTTTCTTATGAATCCAAACTTTCTGTTTTGATCTACCATGGTGGTTGTAGGACCAAAGATCCTGTTGAATTGGCGAGATATGATGTGGTTGTCACAACTTACGCCATTGTGACCAATGAAGTTCCCAAAGAGTCATTGGTggaggatgatgaagatgatgaaaagGATAACAAAGGTCTCGCCCCTGGCTTCTCTAACTACAAGAAACGTAAAGATGCAGCGGGTACAAGTAAGAAGAGTAAGAAAAGAGGTAGAAAAGGCATGGATGATTCTTCTTTTGACTCTGATTGTGGTGCTCTGTCAAAAGTTGGGTGGCTCAGAGTAGTTCTAGATGAAGCTCAGACAATCAAGAATCATAGAACTCAAGTGGCAAGAGCATGCTGCACTCTTCGAGCCAAAAGGAGGTGGTGTTTGTCTGGAACGCCAATACAAAACACCATTGATGATCTGTATAGTTACTTCAGGTTCCTTAGGTATAATCCATATGCCGTGTACAAGTCATTCTACCATACAATCAAGGTTCCAATTTCCAGAAATTCTCTTAATGGTTACAAGAAGCTTCAAGCTGTTCTAAGGGCTATAATGCTGCGCCGTACCAAAG AAACATTGCTTGATGGGCAACCAATAATCAATCTACCTCCAAAGAAAATTAATCTGAAAAGGGTGGACTTTTCGGTGGAGGAGCGGTCTTTCTACAAGAAGCTTGAAGCAGAGTCACAATCACAGTTCAAG GCATATCAAGCTGCAGGGACTTTGAGCCAAAACTACGCCAATATTCTTTTGATGCTTTTGCGTCTACGCCAAGCTTGTGACCACCCACAACTCGTGAAGGGATATAACTCAGATCCTGTTGGAAAAGAATCAAGAGAAGCAGTTAAAAGACTCCCTAGGGAGGCTCGAATCAATTTGCTCAAACGCTTAGAGTCATTATCTGCCATCTGCAATATCTGTAAT GATCCACCAGAAAACCCTGTTATTTCGCTCTGTGGCCATGTATTTTGCTATCAGTGTGTTTCAGAACACATCAATGGAGATGAGAACGTTTGCCCTGTTCGGAGATGCAGAGAAGACTTTGGGCGTGATGTTGTGTTCTCTAAATCTGCCCTTAGAAATTCTACCACTAATGATTCAGGCTCTAGTTCTTCACAGAACAAatcattttctcaaaaaagCGAGTTTAGTTCATCAAAAATCCAAGCTGTCCTGGATATTCTGCAGTCGCTCTCCAAACAAGGCAGACGAAACTCAGCACAGCATGGTCGAAACCCTTCTTCCTCACAGCCACATGAAGATGACGACGATGTAACCATTGTAGAGCCAACGACTCTTCACTCGTCTTCACCTAGCCAGGGACCAATAAAGACGATAGTGTTCTCTCAGTGGACCGGTATGCTTGACTTGGTTGAGGCGAGTTTTGTTGAAAATGGTATAGAATTCAGAAGATTAGATGGTACAATGAGTCTTGCAGCAAGAGACAGGGCTGTAAAAGAATTCAGCAAAGTTCCACGTGTAAGTGAT ccataa